A window of the Bdellovibrio sp. ZAP7 genome harbors these coding sequences:
- a CDS encoding DUF1304 domain-containing protein — translation MRVLGLTLVAIVAVQHFIFMYLEMYLWTQPTGLKVFRNTFEKAQTTAVLAANQGLYNGFLGAGLLWGLFQSNEVFAYQIKMFFLVCVIIAGFYGAYSVSRRIFFIQALPAILAVIALL, via the coding sequence ATGAGAGTTTTGGGCCTGACGTTAGTTGCAATAGTTGCAGTTCAACATTTTATCTTCATGTATTTGGAGATGTATTTGTGGACTCAACCGACAGGCCTGAAGGTTTTCAGAAATACTTTCGAAAAAGCTCAAACTACGGCCGTTCTGGCTGCCAACCAGGGTTTATACAATGGATTTCTAGGAGCCGGACTGCTTTGGGGTCTGTTTCAATCCAATGAAGTCTTTGCCTATCAGATTAAAATGTTCTTCCTGGTCTGCGTGATCATCGCAGGGTTTTACGGTGCCTACAGTGTCAGTCGTCGTATTTTCTTTATTCAGGCGTTGCCAGCGATTCTGGCGGTGATTGCTTTGCTTTAA
- the ubiG gene encoding bifunctional 2-polyprenyl-6-hydroxyphenol methylase/3-demethylubiquinol 3-O-methyltransferase UbiG, whose protein sequence is MDEEIELQKFEEQEVDRSELYHELAKEWYSSNKGPMALLRLETNAQLAWILGEIRKYIGFHAEILDVGSGAGFFSNAAAKVGHDVTGMDISRTSLRVAQMMDVTGRVKYVEGDAYRMPFPNESFDVVVAMDLFEHVSDPEKIISEMSRVLRPGGIFFFRTINKTLVSYLWMNKFMKWFLNHTPEKYFEYRLFRKPEEVQLWLEEFDLEIQAMRGLRPVIFQRSTWNLLRNRELHQTFQFTWCKSKHVSYTGYAKKFREH, encoded by the coding sequence GTGGATGAAGAAATCGAACTGCAGAAATTCGAAGAGCAGGAAGTGGACAGGAGTGAGCTTTATCATGAGCTTGCCAAGGAGTGGTATTCTTCGAATAAGGGACCCATGGCTTTGCTTCGCTTGGAGACCAATGCGCAGCTTGCCTGGATTCTAGGAGAAATTCGTAAATACATCGGCTTTCATGCCGAGATTTTAGATGTGGGCAGCGGTGCGGGATTTTTTTCGAACGCTGCCGCTAAAGTGGGTCACGATGTGACGGGAATGGATATTTCCCGCACGAGCTTACGTGTCGCCCAAATGATGGATGTCACCGGGCGCGTGAAGTATGTCGAAGGCGATGCTTACCGTATGCCCTTTCCCAATGAAAGCTTTGACGTTGTGGTCGCCATGGATCTTTTCGAGCATGTTTCTGACCCTGAGAAGATTATTTCAGAAATGAGCCGGGTGTTGCGTCCTGGGGGCATTTTCTTTTTTCGCACTATAAACAAAACTTTAGTTTCATACTTATGGATGAATAAGTTCATGAAATGGTTCCTAAATCACACGCCCGAGAAATATTTCGAGTATCGTCTTTTTCGAAAGCCCGAAGAAGTGCAATTGTGGCTGGAAGAATTTGATCTTGAAATACAAGCAATGCGCGGGCTTCGTCCCGTGATTTTTCAGAGGAGCACTTGGAATCTTTTAAGAAACCGCGAGCTTCATCAGACCTTTCAATTTACCTGGTGCAAATCAAAACACGTTTCGTACACGGGCTACGCTAAAAAATTCCGCGAGCATTGA
- a CDS encoding flavodoxin family protein: MKNKTIRSVLVLNGSPSGEKGNCAAFIKKVSKLKKDFNFEVVHLARTSPNAGLKKKISACDGVIFVTGTYWDSWGSPMQRLLEEMTDMEATPAVMGKPCAVMVLMHSVGGKSVLSRLQGVLSTMGFLIPPMSGMVYSLVSDIALKNKNTHAKDFWQIEDAELILANLKAAMEMKVSWTTWPVDKKDPRRKWFK; this comes from the coding sequence ATGAAAAATAAAACTATAAGATCAGTATTGGTTTTGAATGGAAGTCCTTCCGGAGAAAAAGGCAATTGTGCCGCTTTCATTAAAAAGGTGAGCAAACTCAAAAAAGATTTTAACTTTGAAGTTGTTCATCTTGCACGAACATCACCGAACGCGGGATTAAAAAAGAAAATCTCTGCCTGTGATGGAGTGATTTTTGTGACTGGTACCTACTGGGACTCATGGGGGAGTCCAATGCAAAGACTTTTGGAAGAAATGACCGATATGGAAGCCACACCCGCCGTAATGGGTAAACCTTGCGCGGTCATGGTGTTGATGCACTCGGTGGGTGGTAAGTCCGTTCTGTCACGTCTTCAAGGCGTTTTAAGCACGATGGGATTCTTAATCCCACCGATGAGTGGAATGGTTTACTCATTGGTGTCTGACATAGCCCTTAAAAATAAGAACACGCATGCCAAAGATTTCTGGCAAATCGAAGATGCCGAGTTGATTTTAGCAAATCTAAAAGCCGCGATGGAAATGAAAGTGTCCTGGACAACTTGGCCGGTGGATAAAAAAGATCCACGCAGGAAATGGTTTAAGTAG
- a CDS encoding BON domain-containing protein, with amino-acid sequence MGSHKNKPVETDLRAKICERLKWDKRVSPADFDVIVRGCSVIVTGSCDTSYKKMAALELVSDFEGVWSIEDRIVVPSDYYRSDEELKKLILEAMEEFVMIGGEHIEVFVEDGVVTLEGEVFRPRLKALAVGSAWELSGVQDVINNIVITDRPRRAPFFQNLYRDTDGSGSSAKEAG; translated from the coding sequence ATGGGTTCTCATAAAAACAAACCAGTTGAAACCGATCTCAGAGCAAAAATCTGCGAGCGATTAAAATGGGATAAACGAGTGAGTCCCGCCGACTTCGATGTGATTGTGCGCGGATGTTCCGTGATTGTTACAGGCAGTTGCGATACATCATATAAAAAAATGGCAGCTCTGGAACTCGTCTCCGATTTTGAAGGGGTATGGTCTATAGAAGACCGCATTGTGGTTCCATCTGACTATTATCGCTCCGATGAAGAGCTAAAGAAGTTGATCCTGGAAGCTATGGAAGAATTTGTCATGATCGGTGGGGAACATATCGAAGTCTTTGTTGAAGACGGCGTTGTCACCCTAGAAGGCGAAGTATTCCGCCCAAGATTAAAAGCTTTAGCAGTCGGCTCGGCATGGGAGCTCTCCGGTGTACAGGATGTGATTAACAATATTGTTATTACAGACCGTCCACGCCGAGCTCCTTTTTTTCAAAACTTATACCGGGACACAGATGGTTCCGGTTCTTCCGCAAAGGAGGCAGGTTGA
- a CDS encoding M20/M25/M40 family metallo-hydrolase codes for MKTAMMALLLVASQAGAHQASLETFSTKPILADLADLKALDIPVLAKEESVGVGYAVITPEMQLKIQERAHKVGKCGGFEDLTTEKNFQALNFTSMLSSLAEIKAKNDLYERAPFAAVAVEKSPKIEAAVAEVSEQNLREWVTWLSSYPNRYNRGKTPNVHVEDMKRRLQTLLASSNIPYEISLISHDSTPQQSVRVRLTGSTRPNEIVVLGGHLDSINQGWGGGQQAPGADDNASGSANLLETLRIISQKEQPQRTIEFFWYAGEESGLLGSAEIAKSYKGEKRDVVAVLQLDMTSYPGAGEFVIGNMTDFTSKWLHEYLRAVNEAYLHARIVDDQCGYGCSDHASWFRQGYPTLMPFESTMRADNPNIHTAKDLINDKTNFAHSAMYSKLAVVFAMDLANSAARQPY; via the coding sequence ATGAAAACTGCCATGATGGCCCTTTTACTCGTCGCATCGCAAGCTGGCGCTCACCAAGCGTCCCTTGAAACCTTCTCCACAAAGCCTATTTTGGCTGACCTTGCGGACCTTAAGGCTTTGGACATTCCTGTCCTGGCTAAAGAAGAATCTGTAGGTGTCGGATATGCGGTTATCACTCCGGAAATGCAACTAAAAATCCAAGAGCGCGCTCATAAAGTGGGCAAATGCGGTGGCTTTGAAGATTTGACTACGGAAAAGAACTTCCAGGCTTTGAATTTTACTTCAATGTTGAGTTCTTTGGCAGAAATCAAAGCTAAAAACGACCTTTACGAAAGAGCCCCTTTTGCAGCCGTAGCGGTTGAAAAAAGCCCTAAAATCGAAGCAGCTGTGGCTGAAGTTAGCGAACAAAACCTGCGTGAGTGGGTAACTTGGTTGTCTTCTTATCCAAACCGTTACAACCGTGGCAAAACACCAAATGTTCACGTGGAAGACATGAAAAGACGTTTGCAGACTTTGCTTGCAAGCTCCAACATTCCGTACGAAATTTCTTTGATCTCTCATGATTCCACTCCACAACAATCAGTGCGTGTGCGTTTGACGGGTTCGACTCGTCCAAATGAGATCGTGGTTTTGGGTGGTCACTTGGATTCCATCAATCAAGGATGGGGTGGCGGTCAGCAAGCTCCGGGCGCTGACGATAATGCTTCTGGTTCTGCTAACTTGCTAGAAACTTTGCGTATCATCAGTCAAAAAGAACAACCGCAACGTACTATTGAATTTTTCTGGTACGCGGGTGAAGAATCAGGTCTTTTGGGTTCTGCGGAAATTGCAAAATCTTATAAAGGTGAAAAACGTGATGTGGTTGCAGTTCTTCAGTTGGATATGACTTCGTATCCAGGTGCGGGAGAGTTCGTAATCGGTAATATGACTGACTTTACCAGCAAGTGGTTGCATGAATACCTAAGAGCTGTGAACGAAGCTTACTTGCATGCACGTATCGTTGATGATCAATGCGGTTATGGTTGCAGTGACCATGCTTCTTGGTTCAGACAAGGTTACCCAACATTGATGCCATTTGAATCCACAATGCGTGCGGATAATCCAAATATCCACACAGCGAAAGATTTGATCAACGATAAGACAAACTTTGCTCACTCCGCAATGTACTCCAAGCTTGCGGTTGTGTTCGCAATGGATCTGGCCAACTCAGCGGCTCGTCAGCCTTACTAG
- a CDS encoding HPP family protein produces MAKLARDVMSNNVITVSVGTTLADARQVMERNQIRHLPVLDTDEQIVGVLSQRDLLKNANSYHSRVEDFMSRPVVWMAHDLPLHSAIEKMLDLKISSILVGDEENQLIGIVTTDDLLRLLAQSLDKVPRKQTLSTLFDIESLDEIAYKISQTGI; encoded by the coding sequence ATGGCTAAACTCGCTCGCGATGTCATGTCCAATAATGTTATCACGGTTTCGGTCGGAACAACTCTGGCCGATGCAAGACAGGTGATGGAGCGAAATCAAATTCGACACCTACCAGTCCTCGATACGGACGAACAAATTGTTGGCGTCCTGTCTCAACGAGATCTTCTAAAAAACGCCAATTCTTACCATTCCCGAGTCGAAGACTTTATGTCTCGCCCTGTGGTGTGGATGGCCCATGATTTGCCTTTACATTCTGCCATTGAAAAAATGCTGGATCTGAAAATCAGCTCCATTTTGGTTGGGGATGAAGAGAACCAATTAATCGGCATCGTAACAACTGATGACTTATTGCGATTGCTGGCGCAGAGTTTAGATAAAGTTCCAAGAAAACAAACGCTTTCGACATTGTTTGATATCGAAAGCTTAGATGAGATCGCCTATAAGATCTCCCAGACGGGTATATAG
- a CDS encoding NAD(P)H-binding protein — protein MRVAIAGASGFIGKALVANLKGSYSIVGLSRSQHTHSEEHSSCEWRNCDLFSLLDAEKALEGAEIAVYLVHSMQPSAHLSQGSFEDFDLIVADNFLRAAQKNKVKKIIYVGGLIPDDSNNLSAHLQSRREVESVFLTSDIPTTILRAALIIGSNGSSFQIMTRLVQRLPVMICPQWTSTASQPVALDDVLKSIRYCMENPATDNKIYDLGGPNVLSYSEMMLRVADLMGLRRTLWKVPFLTPHLSALWVRLVTSAPKNLINPLIESLRNPLLVREDHRLEIPGHQFMGIGEALKLAIENYSDAKRPHAFQAARDAKHEVRSVQRIPLPPGWTARDVALEYMAYLPVMRPRVMKVEVKDRWVYFCNRFPYIRLLVLEYSPDRSWGHRELFYVRGGLFSKKSGRGRLEFREVLGGTACLAAIHDFRPRLPWYFYKVTQAYVHLWVMKQFARHLARPLVQKPKLG, from the coding sequence ATGCGAGTTGCTATTGCCGGCGCCAGTGGATTCATTGGTAAAGCTCTGGTCGCAAATCTAAAAGGATCTTATTCCATCGTGGGCTTAAGTCGCTCACAGCACACTCATTCCGAGGAACATTCTTCCTGCGAGTGGCGTAATTGCGATCTCTTTAGCCTCTTGGACGCAGAGAAAGCGTTGGAAGGTGCGGAAATCGCGGTTTATCTGGTGCACTCGATGCAGCCGTCAGCGCATTTATCTCAAGGGTCTTTTGAAGATTTCGATTTGATTGTAGCGGATAATTTTCTTAGAGCCGCTCAGAAAAACAAAGTTAAGAAAATCATTTATGTCGGGGGTTTGATTCCTGATGACAGTAATAACCTGTCGGCACATCTGCAAAGTCGTCGCGAAGTTGAAAGCGTTTTTTTAACCAGCGATATTCCGACCACAATTCTTAGAGCTGCTTTAATCATTGGTTCAAATGGATCATCTTTTCAGATCATGACCCGCTTGGTGCAAAGGCTGCCGGTCATGATATGCCCTCAGTGGACGTCGACCGCGAGCCAACCAGTGGCGTTGGATGATGTGCTTAAAAGTATTCGTTACTGTATGGAAAATCCTGCAACCGATAATAAGATTTATGATTTGGGCGGCCCCAATGTCTTAAGCTACAGTGAAATGATGTTAAGGGTGGCAGATCTAATGGGACTTAGACGAACCCTATGGAAAGTTCCGTTTTTAACTCCGCATCTTTCGGCCCTTTGGGTTCGCTTGGTTACTAGCGCTCCCAAAAACTTGATCAATCCCTTGATTGAAAGCCTGCGCAATCCACTGTTGGTACGTGAAGATCATCGATTGGAAATTCCGGGCCATCAATTCATGGGAATCGGCGAAGCTTTGAAACTTGCTATTGAGAACTATTCGGATGCGAAAAGGCCACATGCCTTTCAGGCTGCACGGGATGCAAAACACGAAGTTCGCTCAGTGCAAAGAATTCCTTTGCCGCCGGGATGGACTGCGAGGGATGTGGCATTGGAGTACATGGCGTATCTGCCTGTGATGCGGCCGCGGGTGATGAAGGTGGAAGTTAAAGACCGCTGGGTCTATTTCTGCAATCGTTTTCCTTACATTCGTCTTTTGGTTTTGGAGTATTCTCCGGATCGCAGCTGGGGACATCGCGAGCTTTTCTATGTTCGGGGAGGGCTATTTTCTAAAAAGAGCGGCCGTGGACGGCTTGAGTTTCGTGAAGTTCTGGGGGGAACCGCATGTCTGGCGGCGATTCATGATTTCAGGCCAAGGCTGCCCTGGTATTTCTATAAAGTGACGCAGGCCTATGTTCATCTGTGGGTGATGAAGCAATTTGCGCGGCATCTTGCACGTCCGCTTGTCCAGAAGCCCAAGTTAGGGTAA
- the trpS gene encoding tryptophan--tRNA ligase translates to MKKIILTGDRPTGPLHLGHYVGSLQNRVKLQSEYNQYVLIADAQALTDYYENPEHVRKNVEQVALDYLAVGIDPKQSTIFIQSQVPELFELTFYFMNLVTVARLERNPTLKDEIRQKNMKDSIPAGFFTYPVSQAADILAFKADLVPVGEDQQPMIEQTNEIGRRFNHLYKTEIFHDTKAMIGTTGRLTGIDGKAKMSKSLGNAIYLGDTPNELKKKVNAMYTDPNHLKVEDPGTVEGHVPFAFLDIFDPNQAEVEALKEHYRRGGLGDGVLKKRILEILEAKIGPMRQRREEFAKDMGYVREILRTGTDAARTVAAQTLSDVKKAMGIVY, encoded by the coding sequence ATGAAAAAGATCATTTTGACGGGCGATCGCCCCACGGGCCCTTTACATCTTGGACACTATGTCGGCTCTTTGCAAAATCGCGTGAAATTGCAATCCGAATACAATCAGTACGTTTTGATCGCCGATGCACAAGCATTGACGGATTACTACGAAAACCCAGAGCACGTTCGGAAGAACGTTGAGCAGGTTGCACTTGACTACTTGGCGGTGGGCATCGATCCAAAGCAAAGTACGATCTTTATTCAATCGCAAGTTCCTGAGCTTTTTGAACTAACGTTTTATTTCATGAACTTGGTGACGGTTGCTCGTTTGGAAAGAAATCCAACTTTGAAAGATGAAATCCGTCAAAAGAACATGAAGGATTCCATCCCAGCGGGTTTCTTCACTTACCCGGTTTCTCAAGCGGCAGACATCTTGGCTTTCAAAGCTGACTTGGTTCCAGTTGGTGAAGACCAACAACCTATGATCGAGCAAACAAATGAGATCGGACGCAGATTCAATCACTTGTATAAAACAGAAATTTTCCACGATACGAAAGCAATGATCGGTACAACCGGCCGCCTGACTGGTATCGACGGTAAGGCAAAAATGTCCAAGTCTTTGGGTAACGCCATTTATTTGGGCGATACTCCAAATGAACTTAAGAAAAAAGTAAATGCGATGTACACAGATCCAAATCACTTGAAAGTGGAAGATCCCGGTACAGTTGAAGGACACGTTCCATTTGCATTCCTCGATATTTTTGATCCAAACCAGGCAGAAGTGGAAGCTTTGAAAGAACACTACCGTCGTGGTGGTTTGGGGGATGGCGTCCTTAAAAAGCGTATTCTGGAAATTTTGGAAGCCAAAATTGGTCCGATGCGCCAACGTCGTGAAGAATTCGCAAAAGACATGGGTTATGTGCGCGAAATCTTGCGTACTGGCACAGATGCCGCTCGCACTGTTGCAGCACAAACTCTTTCTGATGTTAAAAAGGCGATGGGTATTGTGTACTAA
- a CDS encoding LysR family transcriptional regulator, with protein MFNFNHLYYFYVTAKIGGVSNAAKYLRISQPSLSSQLKILESNIEVKLFEKKGRVLQLTSDGEKTFAYAKRMFDVANELAESLKSPGEKMTERFHIGISEQVERPFIADILSPVIRDNRGKTNKIISISSAPDEDILQLLRTKEADLMLTNKPIYAEDVVELASIAAPVNLMVSTQLLKTLKMRVSKNTSIQDFLAAFPGGLVIPSYKMKLRHETDLFIENIKTRKKISFESDIMSVVGRAIVDGAGCGFLPLPYVLEEIKMGLITVIGPKSGYWKHSLYMISHKEDDYDALTEDIVKRFKQLDKWS; from the coding sequence ATGTTTAATTTTAATCACTTGTACTATTTTTACGTGACGGCAAAAATTGGCGGCGTTTCAAACGCTGCTAAATATCTAAGAATTTCCCAGCCCAGCCTCTCATCCCAATTAAAAATTTTAGAGAGCAATATCGAAGTAAAACTTTTCGAAAAAAAAGGTCGGGTGCTCCAACTTACGTCTGACGGTGAAAAGACTTTCGCCTATGCAAAACGCATGTTCGACGTTGCAAACGAATTAGCTGAGTCCTTGAAATCCCCAGGTGAAAAAATGACAGAAAGATTTCACATCGGAATTTCTGAACAAGTGGAAAGACCTTTCATTGCAGACATTCTTTCACCAGTTATTCGCGACAACAGAGGAAAAACCAACAAAATCATTTCAATTAGTTCTGCTCCTGACGAAGATATTTTACAGCTTTTAAGAACCAAAGAAGCAGATCTGATGCTGACAAACAAACCGATTTATGCAGAAGACGTGGTGGAGCTTGCATCCATTGCGGCACCTGTGAATTTAATGGTTTCAACTCAACTTTTGAAAACCTTAAAAATGCGCGTTTCGAAAAACACCAGCATACAGGATTTCCTCGCCGCCTTTCCCGGTGGCTTAGTAATTCCTTCATATAAAATGAAATTGCGCCACGAAACTGATCTATTCATAGAAAACATCAAGACACGCAAAAAGATCTCTTTTGAATCTGACATCATGTCGGTAGTCGGCCGTGCCATCGTTGATGGTGCTGGCTGTGGATTCCTGCCGCTACCTTATGTTTTAGAGGAAATAAAAATGGGTCTGATCACCGTCATCGGTCCCAAATCAGGTTACTGGAAACACTCCCTGTACATGATCTCTCACAAAGAAGACGACTATGATGCGCTTACAGAAGACATCGTAAAGCGCTTTAAACAACTGGATAAGTGGAGCTAA
- a CDS encoding superoxide dismutase, whose translation MFKLPTLPYAKTDLAPLFNEEQMTYHYDKHHKAYIDNLNKAMETDSSLKGKSLEEIVLSSSGGNFNNSAQAWNHTFYWFNMAPVGKGGKASADLETAIKRDFGSMDELKAKFVDGGMKTFGSGWIWLCTDASGKLSLVSTSNAAVPFTNNGPAPIMVADVWEHAYYVDYRNLRLKYLETFWSQVNWDFVSQCYASKKVQDLTKAMT comes from the coding sequence ATGTTCAAACTTCCTACACTTCCGTATGCAAAAACTGATTTGGCTCCTTTGTTCAACGAAGAACAAATGACTTATCACTATGACAAACATCACAAAGCTTATATCGACAATTTGAATAAAGCGATGGAGACAGACTCTTCTTTGAAAGGTAAATCCCTTGAAGAGATCGTTCTTTCTTCTTCTGGCGGTAACTTCAATAACTCGGCTCAAGCTTGGAACCACACGTTCTATTGGTTCAACATGGCTCCAGTAGGCAAAGGCGGTAAAGCTTCTGCTGACCTTGAAACTGCAATCAAACGCGACTTCGGTTCAATGGACGAGTTGAAAGCTAAGTTCGTTGACGGTGGTATGAAAACTTTCGGTTCTGGTTGGATCTGGTTGTGCACAGATGCTTCTGGCAAACTAAGCCTGGTATCTACTTCTAACGCTGCAGTTCCATTCACTAACAACGGCCCAGCTCCAATTATGGTTGCTGACGTTTGGGAACACGCTTACTACGTAGATTACCGCAACCTTCGCCTTAAATACCTAGAAACTTTCTGGTCACAAGTAAACTGGGATTTCGTATCTCAATGTTACGCCTCCAAAAAAGTTCAAGATTTAACGAAAGCAATGACATAG
- a CDS encoding B12-binding domain-containing radical SAM protein, whose protein sequence is MKNDILLVTLNSTYQHSSFGLRYLYANLKELQERASILEFTTQKDPRDIAEQLLKLNPKIIGLGVYIWNANESYELVSLIKRISPETIVVLGGPEVTHESETQAICNTADFTFKGEADFLFYEFCHKYFSTGDLPQEKYIKGPLPEIKNIASPYSFYSDEDIKNRVLYVEVSRGCPYRCEYCLSSLDKSVRNFEITTFLADMQILLDRGARQFKFIDRTFNLSPTICTQILNFFLERIELGLFLHFEMVPDRLPTEIRELIKKFPHGSLQFEIGIQTWNVDVARLVSRRNDLAKVKENFKFLAEETGIHSHADLIVGLPGEDIESFAKGFDTLAELRPDEIQVGILKRLKGAPISRHDKEWEMVYSEHPPFQILRTKMMDFQTMQKMNRFAKYWDLFANSGNFKNFVAAIKSRSELAEHKSFFWEYFAFTEYMSARHAQSFGISLINLVESALVYLTDHLHWPHEEARQLLISDYMAPGTRELPKVLKVYPEPKQKGLSPEMRNNLPKRQQRHLVKSETQSS, encoded by the coding sequence ATGAAAAATGACATTCTGTTGGTCACACTCAATTCCACTTATCAGCATTCCTCTTTCGGTTTGCGCTATTTGTATGCGAATTTAAAAGAACTCCAAGAGCGCGCATCGATCCTTGAGTTCACTACACAAAAAGATCCGCGTGACATCGCCGAACAACTTTTAAAACTCAACCCTAAGATCATCGGACTTGGCGTATATATTTGGAATGCCAACGAAAGTTACGAACTGGTGAGTCTTATCAAACGCATCAGTCCCGAGACGATTGTGGTGCTGGGCGGCCCCGAAGTAACCCACGAAAGTGAGACACAAGCGATCTGCAACACGGCTGACTTCACGTTCAAGGGTGAGGCAGATTTCTTGTTCTATGAGTTTTGTCACAAGTATTTTTCGACAGGTGATTTGCCTCAAGAAAAGTACATTAAGGGTCCACTTCCAGAAATAAAAAATATCGCATCGCCGTATAGTTTTTATTCCGACGAGGATATCAAGAACCGTGTTCTTTATGTTGAGGTGTCTCGCGGTTGTCCGTATCGCTGTGAATACTGCCTGTCGTCCTTGGATAAATCCGTACGTAACTTTGAGATCACGACGTTCCTGGCGGATATGCAAATCCTGTTAGATCGTGGTGCTCGTCAGTTCAAATTCATCGATCGCACGTTTAACTTAAGTCCCACTATCTGCACCCAGATTCTTAACTTTTTCCTAGAGCGCATTGAGCTGGGACTGTTTTTGCATTTCGAAATGGTACCGGATCGCCTGCCCACAGAAATCCGCGAGCTGATTAAAAAATTCCCTCATGGTTCTTTGCAATTTGAAATCGGTATTCAAACCTGGAATGTCGACGTCGCGAGACTTGTCAGCCGCCGAAATGATTTAGCGAAAGTTAAAGAGAACTTTAAATTCCTAGCGGAAGAAACGGGTATTCACTCTCACGCGGATCTTATCGTGGGTCTTCCAGGCGAGGATATTGAAAGCTTCGCCAAGGGCTTTGATACGTTGGCAGAGCTTCGTCCTGATGAAATCCAGGTGGGTATCTTGAAACGCCTGAAAGGCGCACCTATTTCCCGTCACGATAAAGAATGGGAAATGGTTTATTCAGAACATCCACCCTTCCAAATCCTGCGCACGAAAATGATGGATTTCCAAACGATGCAAAAAATGAATCGCTTTGCAAAGTATTGGGACTTGTTTGCGAACAGCGGTAACTTTAAAAATTTCGTGGCGGCGATCAAAAGCCGTTCTGAACTGGCTGAACACAAATCATTCTTTTGGGAATATTTTGCGTTTACTGAATACATGTCAGCACGTCATGCACAGTCTTTCGGAATTTCGTTGATCAACTTGGTGGAATCGGCTTTGGTTTATTTGACGGATCATCTGCACTGGCCCCATGAAGAGGCAAGACAGCTTTTGATTTCAGATTATATGGCGCCTGGCACTCGTGAACTTCCAAAAGTTTTAAAGGTTTATCCAGAGCCTAAGCAAAAAGGTCTGTCACCTGAGATGAGAAACAACCTGCCTAAAAGGCAACAGAGACATCTTGTAAAATCGGAGACTCAGTCTTCTTAG
- a CDS encoding HPF/RaiA family ribosome-associated protein, with the protein MQTDIYYRDITRTENLEAYLLEKVEASIEDFFKYDSAAHLTVRVETTRHRTHARKPSYTCEVILKPTHSKAVIKIAKSNDSFKKAVMQTVDSLKSVLRRRSSKKAMHRRHDPMLNYFPTEEESQLMAENQTGW; encoded by the coding sequence ATGCAAACAGACATCTACTACAGAGACATCACACGTACAGAAAACCTTGAAGCTTACTTACTTGAAAAAGTGGAAGCCTCCATTGAAGATTTCTTCAAGTACGATAGTGCTGCTCACCTCACCGTGAGAGTCGAAACTACAAGACATCGCACTCACGCTCGCAAACCAAGTTATACTTGCGAGGTTATTTTGAAACCCACTCATTCGAAAGCGGTAATTAAAATTGCCAAATCAAATGACAGTTTCAAAAAAGCCGTGATGCAAACCGTAGACTCTTTGAAATCTGTTTTGCGTCGCCGTTCTTCTAAAAAAGCCATGCATCGTCGACATGATCCGATGCTGAATTATTTCCCAACTGAGGAAGAATCCCAGTTGATGGCAGAAAACCAAACTGGGTGGTAA
- a CDS encoding DUF1772 domain-containing protein, which produces MKLNQFLKYTSLLLIGLLAGNAFAFVIGMGPVMEKLSASSYIAFHQSMQRSFLSWTPLLCLVVVFKLSVHLIVMRRQWQRVEFFLVLFAMLCVADELVMTWTGNMPLNRVIHMWQFQGPPNDWESVRLQWLNLMYWRCALLVAGFSFMIASVLTKKTESPILQDVSVAF; this is translated from the coding sequence ATGAAACTTAACCAATTCTTGAAGTACACAAGCTTGCTCTTGATCGGGCTGCTTGCGGGCAATGCCTTTGCGTTTGTCATTGGCATGGGGCCGGTAATGGAAAAGCTGTCAGCGTCTTCTTACATCGCTTTTCACCAATCAATGCAGCGATCATTTCTGTCTTGGACACCGTTATTGTGTCTGGTGGTAGTGTTTAAGCTTTCAGTGCATTTAATTGTGATGCGCCGTCAGTGGCAGCGGGTTGAATTCTTTTTGGTTTTATTTGCGATGCTTTGTGTGGCCGATGAGCTGGTGATGACGTGGACGGGGAATATGCCTTTAAACCGCGTGATTCATATGTGGCAGTTTCAAGGCCCTCCCAATGATTGGGAGAGCGTGCGCTTGCAGTGGCTGAATTTGATGTACTGGCGATGTGCCCTGCTGGTTGCAGGATTTAGCTTTATGATCGCCTCAGTCCTCACTAAGAAGACTGAGTCTCCGATTTTACAAGATGTCTCTGTTGCCTTTTAG